A window of the Tiliqua scincoides isolate rTilSci1 chromosome 5, rTilSci1.hap2, whole genome shotgun sequence genome harbors these coding sequences:
- the ATP5MC1 gene encoding ATP synthase F(0) complex subunit C1, mitochondrial, with product MQTPVALLASPALLRCCSRVLSRPVSLSVLSGPETRTVQSFGVSHRQPAYREFQTTAVSRDIDTAAKFIGAGAATVGVAGSGAGIGTVFGSLIIGYARNPSLKQQLFSYAILGFALSEAMGLFCLMVAFLILFAM from the exons ATGCAGACTCCAGTAGCTCTCCTGGCTTCGCCAGCTTTG TTGCGCTGCTGTTCTCGAGTGCTGTCCAGGCCAGTTTCCCTTTCTGTATTAAGTGGGCCAGAGACCCGGACTGTGCAG TCATTTGGCGTTTCTCATCGTCAGCCAGCTTACCGGGAATTCCAGACCACTGCTGTCTCCCGTGATATTGATACTGCTGCTAAATTTattggtgctggtgctgctacaGTGGGAGTAGCTGGTTCAGGAGCTGGAATTGGAACGGTGTTTGGCAGTTTAATCATTGGTTATGCCAG GAATCCATCCCtcaagcagcagctgttttcttaCGCTATCCTGGGTTTTGCTCTCTCAGAGGCCATGGGGCTCTTCTGTTTGATGGTGGCATTCCTCATTCTGTTCGCCATGTGA